One Sagittula stellata E-37 genomic window carries:
- a CDS encoding AzlD domain-containing protein: MSGQYWAVIGLLAIAAFAIRVTGLIAGGRIRESRHTWVLDELPGLIVASLVASSLAGQPPATWLAAGIAVGVAIGTDHVIATMVLGMAAFTGLGWLGV, from the coding sequence ATGAGTGGGCAATACTGGGCGGTGATCGGGCTGTTGGCCATCGCGGCGTTCGCGATCCGTGTGACCGGGCTTATCGCGGGCGGGCGCATCCGGGAGTCGCGTCACACCTGGGTGCTGGATGAATTGCCCGGGCTGATCGTGGCCAGCCTGGTCGCGTCGTCGCTGGCCGGACAACCACCGGCGACCTGGCTCGCGGCCGGTATCGCGGTTGGCGTCGCGATTGGAACGGACCACGTTATTGCGACCATGGTCCTCGGCATGGCCGCCTTCACGGGGTTAGGGTGGCTGGGCGTGTAA